One stretch of Arachis duranensis cultivar V14167 chromosome 1, aradu.V14167.gnm2.J7QH, whole genome shotgun sequence DNA includes these proteins:
- the LOC107460446 gene encoding uncharacterized protein LOC107460446 yields the protein MSLSDLKNSILEKLGVLGSKWVKKLFYKIPMAVVSTGVQYETFAVKADEDIRVLFYCVRSFLEIRIHELFAKLEVGVDSSGAFAPVPCPASAGGASSSMPAVRLYLPPVQSPSFAADLDQMEVVGSVPLENAAVIEPPNVVGIGGGLVPYIEDFGGPDQVENAMRDDESDQELVHIDGDSDDDTGGDPHAQHRPSSSGSHQYPPHFSTLNLEALGQQEDSGNRVGRSSTEFEIEQSFQSKDEAVLSVKDYSIRRGVEYRVIESDHLKYHGKCKEFGKGCTWLIRVALRARKGTWEVRRYNGPHTCLATSISSDHRQLDYHVICARILPMVRADAAVTVKVLQQATEADYGFRHSYRKVWMAKQKAVAQIYGDWEESYAELPRWMLGIQATMPGTITVLKTSPVQIGGGVDESTVYFHRLFWTFPPCIEAFRHCKPLVSIDGTHLYGKYGGTLLLAIAQDGNSNILPIAFALVEGENAESWSFFLSNLREHVTPQEGILVISDRHNGIKAALEAPETGWLPPRAFRAYCIRHVAANFALTFKGKDSRRLLVNAAYAKTEA from the coding sequence ATGAGTTTGTCAGATTTGAAGAACAGCATCTTGGAGAAGCTTGGCGTGTTGGGTAGCAAGTGGGTGAAGAAACTATTCTACAAGATTCCCATGGCAGTTGTCTCGACCGGTGTTCAGTATGAAACCTTTGCGGTTAAGGCTGATGAAGATATTAGGGTTCTGTTCTACTGTGTAAGGAGTTTTCTGGAGATCAGAATCCATGAGTTGTTCGCGAAGTTGGAGGTTGGTGTCGATAGTTCTGGGGCATTCGCTCCAGTTCCTTGCCCAGCTTCCGCGGGTGGTGCATCTAGTTCGATGCCTGCGGTCAGACTGTATCTTCCGCCGGTTCAATCACCTTCGTTTGCGGCTGATTTAGACCAAATGGAGGTTGTTGGTTCTGTACCTTTGGAGAATGCAGCAGTCATTGAGCCTCCCAACGTTGTGGGCATCGGTGGTGGCCTCGTACCTTATATCGAAGACTTTGGTGGACCTGATCAAGTAGAGAATGCAATGCGTGACGATGAGTCTGACCAGGAGCTTGTTCATATCGATGGTGACAGCGACGATGACACAGGTGGTGATCCACATGCGCAGCATCGGCCTTCAAGTTCTGGTTCTCATCAGTACCCTCCACACTTCTCCACACTAAACTTGGAAGCTCTTGGTCAACAGGAAGACAGTGGTAACAGAGTGGGGAGATCTTCTACAGAATTTGAGATTGAGCAATCATTCCAGAGTAAAGATGAAGCTGTGCTGAGTGTAAAGGACTATAGCATCCGGCGAGGTGTTGAGTACAGAGTCATCGAATCGGATCATTTGAAATATCATGGAAAATGCAAGGAATTCGGCAAGGGTTGTACTTGGTTGATTCGTGTAGCGCTTCGTGCACGAAAGGGGACTTGGGAGGTTAGGAGGTACAACGGGCCACACACATGCCTCGCAACTTCTATTTCAAGTGATCACCGTCAGCTGGATTATCATGTTATATGTGCGAGGATTCTTCCTATGGTTAGGGCGGATGCTGCGGTTACGGTAAAGGTACTTCAACAAGCGACAGAAGCTGATTACGGTTTCAGGCATAGTTACAGGAAGGTTTGGATGGCTAAGCAGAAGGCAGTGGCACAAATATATGGAGATTGGGAAGAGTCTTACGCGGAGTTGCCACGTTGGATGCTAGGGATCCAGGCGACAATGCCGGGAACAATCACGGTGCTGAAGACGTCTCCGGTTCAGATTGGTGGTGGGGTTGATGAGTCGACGGTGTACTTTCACCGACTTTTCTGGACATTTCCACCCTGTATCGAGGCATTCCGGCATTGCAAGCCCCTCGTCAGTATTGATGGTACCCACTTGTATGGGAAGTATGGAGGGACGCTGCTGTTGGCGATAGCTCAGGACGGGAACTCGAACATCCTGCCGATAGCAtttgcccttgtggagggcgaAAATGCAGAGTCGTGGTCATTCTTCTTGTCCAATCTCCGAGAGCATGTGACTCCTCAGGAGGGTATCCTTGTTATCTCAGACAGGCATAATGGGATCAAGGCAGCGCTTGAGGCACCTGAGACTGGATGGCTGCCTCCTCGTGCTTTCCGGGCCTACTGTATAAGGCATGTGGCTGCGAATTTCGCCCTAACGTTCAAAGGTAAGGACTCAAGGAGGTTGCTGGTCAATGCTGCCTACGCCAAGACTGAGGCATAG